The proteins below come from a single Aegilops tauschii subsp. strangulata cultivar AL8/78 chromosome 6, Aet v6.0, whole genome shotgun sequence genomic window:
- the LOC109786580 gene encoding BTB/POZ domain-containing protein At4g08455, producing the protein MYCQSCKNVYDEEDAGTCKECYEEASETEEELKREIDDLRSRLLFLRLPSPTLDASAAGHSDLLLHAIPASSSSSSPSPSGDADGARLDTPAVPAHRVILASRSPVFRAMLDSEMEESRSGVIKMYDVSYDVLRAFVHYMYTGEALLDEQMACDLLVLAEKYEVKHLKTYCEKFITSKVNNDNAIVHYAFAHRHGAKQLLEASMSALMDSMPTLAEREEYKELVERDPRILVEIYETYVSRQDNTAAERDSDCCCRK; encoded by the exons ATGTACTGCCAGTCGTGCAAGAACGTGTACGACGAGGAGGACGCCGGGACCTGCAAGGAGTGCTACGAGGAGGCCAGCGAGACGGAGGAGGAGCTCAAGCGCGAGATCGACGACCTCCGCTCCCGCCTCCTCTTCCTGCGCCTCCCCTCCCCCACGCTCGACGCCTCCGCCGCCGGCCACTCCGAcctcctcctccacgccatccccgcctcctcctcctcgtcctcgccctccccctccggCGACGCCGACGGGGCCCGCCTCGACACCCCCGCCGTCCCTGCCCACCGCGTCATCCTC GCCAGCAGGTCTCCAGTTTTCAGAGCAATGCTTGACAGTGAGATGGAAGAGAGCCGGAGCGGCGTCATCAAGATGTACGACGTGTCCTATGATGTCCTCCGTGCTTTCGTCCACTACATGTACACGGGGGAGGCTCTCCTGGACGAGCAAATGGCCTGCGATCTCCTGGTGTTGGCCGAGAAGTATGAGGTAAAGCACCTGAAGACCTACTGCGAGAAGTTCATCACGTCCAAGGTGAACAACGACAACGCCATCGTCCATTACGCGTTTGCGCACCGGCACGGCGCGAAGCAGCTGCTTGAGGCCTCCATGTCGGCGCTCATGGATAGCATGCCCACGCTGGCGGAGCGGGAAGAGTACAAGGAGCTCGTCGAGAGGGACCCGAGGATCCTCGTGGAGATCTACGAGACCTATGTAAGCCGACAGGACAATACTGCCGCCGAGAGGGATTCAGATTGCTGCTGTAGAAAGTGA